In Rutidosis leptorrhynchoides isolate AG116_Rl617_1_P2 chromosome 2, CSIRO_AGI_Rlap_v1, whole genome shotgun sequence, one genomic interval encodes:
- the LOC139889180 gene encoding uncharacterized protein, which translates to MYRDAAEVIRKCQSCQLHAPVSKAPRHPMIPVASPWPFCKWAIDIVGPFPTGPGGIKFLFEGNPFSDWCQELNIKQTFTSVAHPQANGQCEVTNRDIVLGIKARLGLCRRGWIDELPNVLWAHRTTPKGTTNETPFSLVYGSEAVIPAEINVPTMRIASFDESSNSEELRENLNLVEDRREMAAIKENEASRAEDTGKLGPEWEGPYKVIGISDTEAYRLASLDGKAIKCTCSKTSVCFKRSYDTQDGDLHSLDYKTQVWFTCLNNQDIGVVERLLSIDIGLSIVRRKNKKIMKRLKGRSLHEFMLEDIKSNA; encoded by the exons ATGTACAGAGATGCTGCAGAAGTGATACGCAAATGTCAGTCGTGTCAGCTTCACGCACCGGTAAGCAAGGCTCCGCGACATCCAATGATACCGGTCGCAtctccatggccattctgcaaatgggcaattgacatagtgggGCCATTCCCCACAGGACCTGGAGGTATAAAGTTTTTG TTTGAGGGTAATCCATTCAGCGATTGGTGCCAAGAGCTGAACATAAAGCAAACATTCACATCAGTCGCACACCCCCAGGCGAATGGTCAGTGTGAGGTCACGAATCGGGATATCGTGTTAGGAATTAAAGCAAGGCTCGGATTGTGCCGAAGGGGTTGGATAGATGAACTGCCGAATGTACTGTGGGCACACCGCACAACTCCAAAAGGCACGACCAATGAAACACCTTTCAGTTTGGTGTATGGGTCCGAGGCTGTAATACCCGCTGAAATAAATGTGCCAACTATGCGCATAGCTTCTTTCGATGAAAGTAGCAATAGCGAAGAACTGCGTGAAAATCTAAACTTAGTTGAAGATCGCAGGGAAATGGCGGccataaaagaa AATGAAGCAAGCAGAGCCGAAGACACGGGTAAACTCGGACCTGAATGGGAAGGACCATACAAGGTTATTGGCATAAGCGATACAGAGGCGTATCGACTAGCAAGTTTAGATGGAAAAGCAATAAAATGCACCTG tagtaaaacatcGGTTTGTTTCAAACGCTCATACGACACGCAAGACGGAGATttgcacagtctagactataaaacacaagtttggtttacttgtttaaataaTCAGGACATTGGTGTGGTCGAaagactcttgagtatagacattggtttgtctatagtaCGG cgcaagaataaaaagatcatgaaacGATTGAAGGGTCGCTCCCTTCATGAATTCATG TTAGAAGATATAAAGTCAAACGCTTAG